In the genome of Zootoca vivipara chromosome 6, rZooViv1.1, whole genome shotgun sequence, the window ctgactgcactttccctgcccactttgtggcccctccccttccgtgccttggcccctccccttgcccccccctagttttgatcctgggtacgcccatggagcactcagggctgatttccttcagaatggataggtttgatcttcttgcagtccatgggactctcaacagtctcctccagcaccataattcaaaagcatcaattcttcggcgatcagccttcttcatggtccagctctcacttccatccatcactactgggaaaaccatagctttaactgggcttttagcttttttaaaccatagcatcaattcttcggcgatcagccttctttatggtccagctctcacttccatacatcactactgggaaaaccatagctttaactagactgtacggacctttgtcggcaaggtgatgtctctgaatGGTAGAGTGGCAAGGGATCCCCAGGGGACATCCAGCCCattcttgcagtgcaggaatctcatcccTGAAGGACggccacccgacctctgcttaaaaacctccaaggaaggagagtccgccatctTCCGTCCCACGTCCGGAGGGCTCCCACTGCCAGAAAGCTTTTCCTAAGGTtgagccggaatctcctttcttggaacttgaagccatgaatacattttagggttcgaatgttgatgcaacctagaacaGCATTCGCTTTTCGGGCTTTGGCATCAAATCGCTTGGCTTTTCCCAAGAGGACGAGGAAGCAAGCTGgcttgcccggacactgaggtccagctctgagggtctggcagttccctcgctgtgagaagccaagttacagggaaccaggcagagggccttctcgatagtggcacctgccctgtggaacgccctcccatcagatgtcaagggaaaaaacatctatctgacttttagaagacacctgaaggcggtcctgttcagggaggcttttaatgggacccaggtggcgctgtggttaaaccactgagcctagggcttgctgatcacaaggtcggcggttctaatccctgtgacggggtgagctcccgttgctcagtcccagctcctgccaacctagcagttcgaaagcacatcaaagtgcaagtagataaataggaaccgctacagcgggaaggtaaacggcgtttccatgcgctgctctggtttgccagaagcggctttgtcatgctggccacatgacctggaagctatatgccggctccctcggccagtaatgcgagatgagcgcgcaaccccagagtcggtcacgactggacctaatggtcaggggtccctttacctttttagattattttatttcatttttctgttggaagccacccagagtggctggggaaacccagccagatgggcggggtataaataataaattgaggctccaatactttggccacctcatgagaagagaagaatccttggaaaagaccctgatgttgggaaagattgagggcactaggagaaggggacgacagaggacaagatggttggacagtgttctcgaagctacgaacatgagtttgaccaaactacgggaggcagtgcaagacaggagtgcctggcgtgctatggtccatggggtcacgaagagtcggacacgactaaacgactaaacaacaacaacaacaacaacaaaatgttattgttattatttgctgctgctgctgctgctgctgttgttgttctccACCACCAGAGAAACCCTGGAAGTGCAAACtatttcagacacacacacacacacacacagttagagAAGAAGGAAACAAGGCCTGCATTGTTCTCCCCGGTGGGAGAAAACCGTGGCTCGCAGTAGGTAACTCTACCGCGTGGTTTTATTCTCAGATCTCCCTTCCTGGGCATGTTTCAGGGCCCTGCTGGGGCCAGGTGGATGAAAGGAGGGGAGCTGTCCTCCCTGGCAGGCGGCTCTGCCATCGAAATACCACCCTCCTCGATTGCCGAGTGACGATTTAAACTCACAGTCCCTTTGTGATCTTGGATAGAGGATGAGAAACAGGCACGAGAGCACCAATAATCTCTGGCTCCCTGGAACCCTCTGTTGCAGACCTTGCCGTGCCCATGTTGTGACGGAGGAAATAAAGAGGGAGGCTCTTTGGCACTGAAGGACAACTCGAGATTGGGAAGTTCTCCTAAGTTCTCAACACACGTTCCGCCGAATggacccattttttattttttatttgcaagagACTGTCCCTAATAGaatcaccagtgctatttttcttggaaaataggcgccagaactcactatgaacgccccccctgttctcttatacagtgggacctcggaaACCGAACAGAAACCGTGCCAGGAGTCCGTTCGATTTCCGAAAACGTTTGGAaatcaaggcacggcttccgattggctgcacggagctcctgcagccaatcggaagctgcgccggacgttcgggttccaaaagaaagTTCACAGACTGGAACACTCACATCATTTAGGcgctgacaaattagactgtttgctttaccaaaatccaaagtgagtagctgttgcgGTGATGaaccacaagagtgaagttttGGATAGACGATTTGAGTCCAGGCGCTTTTGTGACAAATCTCGCAGCACTGGGGATattagaccgggggggggggtgatttgagTTTAGGCAAAGCCCAGAGTTAAGTGTCCTATGCCAGATCCTTAATTCTACCCTAAGGCAGTGTGGGGCGGTAGGAGCAGAATTCAGCTTCCTACAGCCCTCGGAATGGCAGCCagctgagtttttgttttgtttttttgcacagTGCTGGGGTCAATGTCTACTGCCATTTACAGCTTGTGAAACTCCCATTTATGACCTGCGGCTTTCTGTTAATTCTCTCTCCTGCAAAACCAGAAAGGCGGGGGAGTGGGGAGTCCACTAGGGAGGCGGGTTTATGGTTCTGCAAATATTTGTGTGTGATAAATTCTCATTTCTCCCAGCAGAGGGCAATCGGTGCTTTGCTAGTCTACTGGGGTGGCCTCTAATATAAGTCAGGTCTGCCTTAGAATAcaataacaggggtggccaactcccaagagactgcgatctactggcagagttaaaaactggcagtgatctaccccctttgggggggggggttcaggtgaaagttgttgagcttttctggggaaggaaagccctggttttgggaTTCAGGGCTAAGTTACTGAGcttttagggaggaagaaggcctgtttggggggagccagtgatctgccagtgatctaccacaattgtccagtgatctaccagtagatcacgatctacctgttggacatgcctgcaatagaataagagaataagagaataagagaattattattattattattattattattattattttatttatttataccccgcccatctggctgggtttcccccgccactctgggcggcttccaaccaataccaaaatacattaaaatatcacagattaggtgttttctgaatgtcaggtagttctttatctccttaacctccgatggaagggcgttccacagggcgggcgccactaccgagaaggccctctgcctggttccctgtagctttgctacCCGCGGGAAGGGAGGgactcatcctgcgtaccagatggagctgggataCAGCTgtcctgggcacagaattgacctgcgcctccatggacagctgggagtccaaaatgactcccaggctgcacacctggtccttcatgggcacagttaccccattcaggaacagggagtcccccacacctccctgtcccccaaaaacagtacttctgtcttgtcaggattcaacctcaatctgttgaatcctgggaagggaccctgggaaTAGCCAGGATTTTTCTGTTGAGTGGGTGGGGGCTCCAAAAAGTTgttgtgacttcccccaaagaatcttgggaagcgTAGTTCGTTAAGGGTTCAGAGAGCTGCTAGGGAATGCCGGTTCCCCTTGCAGAACTATAAGAGTTCCTCAGAAAGAGGGGTTTGATTGCTAAAGAGCTCTAGAAATCTGGAaccctggaaataataataataatttaataatttgttgtttataccccgcccatctggttgggtctccccagccactctgggcggctcccaacagaatattgaaaacatgataaaacatcagacattagaaacttccctaaacagggctgccttcagatgtcttctaaaagtcagataccggtagttgtttccttgacatctgattggagggcgttccacaaggcgggcgccaccaccgaaaaggccctctgcctggttccctgtaacctcgcttcttgcagggagggaaccgcaagaaggccctcagagctggacctcagtgtccgggttgaacgatgggggtggagatgctccttcaggtctacaggacctaggccatttagggctttcaaggtcagcaccaaccctttgagttgtgctcggaaacatcctgggagccaatgtgggtcttttAGGACTGGAGTTATatagtctcggcggccgctcccagtccccagtctagctgccacattctggattagttgcagttttcgggtcaccttcaaaggtagcagccagtggacaatactgagcttcaTGAGCAGCCCAGTATAACCCTGCAGAAGGGAGCttgctatatactgtatatacgcttgtgtgtgtgtgtgtgtgtgtgttctacatatatatatgtacatatataaatATGTTTGCTGCCTAGGGACCGCAAAGCCCTGTTCCTGATGTGAAGGCCGCACAACGCACAACCTGTGAAAAACATCTAGAGAACATCATCACACCTCCTAAGGGGAAGTCTCTGAGGAACCTCCTTTCGAAAACAGAAATGTACATTCGTAGGCTTGTCTTCAGCTCGTCTCCGAGCCCAGACCCTGAAGATGAAGAACCGAGGAGCCCCCAGTCCGGTTCGCGAGGGGAGCTGAAGTTTGAAGAGGCGACAGGCGACGAGTATTTTGACTTGGGGCACCACCGCGAGGAGAGGGCTGGGGATGGGTGGGGAATGGCCGAGCCCCCCGGAAACGGGTCCAGGTCCATCCATGGGAGGAAGGATCTTTGGACGGCGCCACCGGGCAGAGAGTCCAAGCTGGAGGTGGTCCAATCCGGCTCACTGTACGACATTCGGGCGTACAAAGGCGAGATGAAGCCTTCAAGGCTCTACGGTGAGGACGAAGAGGAGCTGAGGTACAGGATCCGTCCCGAGGAGGCCTCGCCGGAGAAAGCCGAGGAGCTCGAGGAGGAACGGCGGGAGATTATCCGGAGCCAAGTGGTTCGGAAAAGCACCACCATGGCCGAAAAGTGGAGCTCCGTGGAGGAGCTGGAGGCCATCAGCGCTGCCTCGGCCGGTCGAGAAGCTGCCCCGGCGACGAGGAGTTATTCCACCGGCTTCGCCGTCTGTTTCGACAGCCCCTCTACCCGCTGGGAGAGCACCCCCGTCGACCCTCAAAACATAGACACGGAGAAGATCAATTTCGCCATGGCTCGGCAACAGTTCTTGGAACTGGAGAAGGCTAACCCCAAGCTGTTTCTGGGGCCGAGGAAACCGGTGCCGAGCTCACGGACAACGCAAAACGTTCAGGGGGTGGAAGGGGAGCAGAGTCCTGATGTCTATGGCCAGAGAAGAGTGGTTTGGTCTAGTGAGAGTCATGTTCCCCAAAGAACAAAGCCCAGGTCTCCCAAGCAAGCCCCTATTTGTCAAAACTCAGCTGGAGACGGCTGGAATTACGGTCAGGCAGAAATGTCCCAGAACTCAAGCGTTGTGGCGCCTGATGGAAGACGGGTCTACATCCGAGAGGAGGCGGGAGAACCTCTGGACTGGGAGGCCGGTGGCCAAGGCCTTGCCGGAGAAGATCCAGGGTCCTCAGATGAGACGCCCATCGAGCGGGAAATCCGGCTGTCGATGGAAAGGGAGGAGGCCCACCGGAAAGAGAGGGGGATGCGCCGGGTCAACAGCCGGGACGAGCTGGTGGAGATCCAGACCAAGCCTCTGCTGCTGTCCGCCGACACACCGCCAGCTTCCTCCCGGAAAGGAAAAGACAAACACAACGTTTCCTTCTTTGTGCAGAGGGAGATCGAGCAGGAAAGCAGGCGTGAGGAGGACctgcagaagggagggaggctgtCCGGGACGTACAGCGGGGGGGTCTGCCTGGAGCTCTCGGAACGCCGGAAAGTGTTCGAAAGGGACGGGGAGGCCCCCATGATGGCAAGGATGGTGGGCGGGCAAGAGGAGGCCCAGAAGGGCAACCCTGGGAAAAGGACGGCCGGCCAGGACGTGGAGTGGAGCTCAGGGGCCTGCCAGCCTTCTTTAGCCAGCAGAAGAAAGCAAGAGGGCGACTTGCCCCCTTCCGACCGGAACGACACCGTTTCCGGCCAGCGGGTGGATTCCTCTGGCTCTTGGGTTCCAGAAGACTCGGGAGAGGAGCCTGCGATTTTGCGAGAGGGACATTTCGCCATTCCAGTGAGGAAACTCAAGTTCTCGTCTCCCGGAGACCGGGAACCTGCGAGCTCCCGGAGGCAAGAGGGCAGGCCAGAGTGGGTTGCTCCCCGGGAGGAGCTGTACACCGTGAAGACGCGGAGACCCCGGATGTCAGCCCTGATCGACCAGGAGATCCGGGACGCTTTGCAGAGGGAAGTGGAGCTCcaggagcagaggaggaaagtcGGGGCAGCAGCGGCGGGGTCGAAGGCACCCTCTCGGACGTcgtcgcagagctcaggtgagagggtggggggttGACACCAGCCGGTTCACGTGTCATGGCGAATTGCATCAACACAGCCGTCATTTCATTCACACGCCGCCTTTCCATAGCTAGAACCCTGCCCCAGGCAGCTGGCCCGCACAGAACGGTTTGCAGAATTGCAACTGTAAGGAAGGCAGTCATAAACAAGGAATAAAACCGTACCTTCCAACTTTTCTCTGaataaaatagggatgtcttattcagtaatattaataataataataataataacccacctGATTGAGTtgccaattaataataataacaataataataataatttattataccctgcccccagacactctgggtggctcccaacagaatattaaaaacacaacaaaacatcaaacattaaaaacttccctgaacagggctgccttcagatctcctctgaaagtcagatggttgtttatttccgtgacatctgatgggagggcgttcctcagggagggtgccaccaccgagaaggccacctgcttctcgcagggagggaaccaccagaaggccctgggagttggacctcggtgtccgggcagaacaatggacgtggagacgctcctccaggtatacaatagaacattaaatattaaaaacttccctatacagggctgccttcagatgtcttctaaaagtcagacagttgtttatttccttgacatctgatgggagggcgttccagagggtgggcgccaccaccgagaaggccctgagATCAAACCAGGTATCCCTGcggttggtttctttttttaatttaaaagcaaacctgccAACTCTCTCTCCTAATTCCCTCCACCAGCTACTTCAGGAATTGCTGACAGCTACCGCGTATCGGCCGCGGCTGCTCCTGATTCCCCTGCGAGGTCGTCTCCCACGCCGTCCCCGCGGCAAGCCTATGCAGGGAGATCATCCTTGGAGCGTCCCTCGGCGGAAGAGGAAAATACCAAGAGGCACAGGGAGGGAGGAACGGTAAGGACTTGCCAGCACCCGCTGCCTTAGATAGGAGGAGAATCCTAAAATcgtggaagggaccccgagagtcatctagcccaaccccactGCAACACAGGAATGAAGACGCAGCTGTCgcttacggggatcaaacctgcaaccttgtcgTTCTCAGCCCCACACTCTaacccacgggggggggggatttgaatgCACAAATCCCCCgattcgatccctggcatctccagggggaagaaccccccccccgtttgaaaccctagagagccactacTGCCCGTCCGTGCAGgcaaggctgaactagatggagccctggcccaggcagcttcctattaaAAGCCAACCTTTGTTTAGAATCAAGAGGACTGGAATCTTGTATTCTCCTCCGGGGAAATGAACAGCAGAGCACCTGTGCAGGTggcccccaggttcaatcccccccccctccggtgtCTCCAGTTGCAGCTGGAAAAGTCTGAGTTGCTGCAGACGCCGAGCTGAGAGCTGTGACTCAGTACAAGAAACCTTTCCGCTGTTCCTAATTTGCAAAACACTGGAGGGTGTACAGTCAGCCGTTCCTACGGGATGTCCCATCCCTGCCAGGTTTCCTGTTCTcttattttcctcctctttcccccctcagtATGCTGGCATGGAGCTGCACGACGAAATCGACTCAGAGGTAAGACCCCGACTTGCCCCGCAGGGAGAAAACATGGATTGGAGGGGCCTTGTCCGTTGCAGTTGAACCTCGATTTTCGAGCGCCTCAGAAGCCGGACGTTTCGGAACCCGGACGCCGAAAACATGGAAGTCAAACGCTTTCAGAGGCCATTTTTTCCCATCCCACCCCCTAGTCAAAATTGCTGTTAGCCTTTATGCCCTGGTTGCCAGTCGTTTCAGAAGTCAGGCGGTCTTCCGGAACGgtttacgttcgacaaccgaggttccactgtatttacggCACGGCACAATGAGGacagggaggggtgtgtgctttTTTCCTTGAGCTGaatttttgttctctcttttttgggaggggtattcttcttcttcttcttctcctccttcttctcctcctcctcctcctccccctcctcctcctcctcctcctcctcctccttcttcttcttcttcttcttcttcttcttcttcttcttcttcttcttcttcttcttcttcttcttcttcttcttcttcttcttcttctgcgatccctcgtagctgagtaagattgtcttccataaacacggttttcacaatgagtccataagtgactgtggaggccaattctggatccccacgtccttccacagtggggacattggtttccgggcaggagttgatccccctgagggtttgccaagcgtgccttcctcttggcacatttctcccttgcgtcctgagttcgagcgtcttcaaggcccatgacacctttggtcaaggctgttctccaactggagcgctcgcaggccagtgtttcccaaatgctgtatatactacattttttttagatttgccttgagacagtctttgcacctcttttgttgaccaccagcattacgctttccatttttaagttcttgtaattcagggctggggaacctcaggccgccagggtgtgtgtgtgtgacccacAAGATCTCTCTAGCTGCCCCTTGGCACCCAAACCAGGCCACCTCtctcatgggccctgcctgcccACTCAAGTTTTTTTCCTAGTGTCCTTGGATTGCAAGAATTCATTTCGCTCGGACCCCCTCCGAgcgtccttattttccagggacagtcctggaattacaggagccatcccggtttctgatctgatcccggaAAGACgcattttccctttttttcctcccctccatgcCTTGGAAAACAATTATAAGAGGGGGTGTCTGTAGGTGCAAAAACAGAGCCCTGTTTCTAGTGTCCGGATTTTTGCTttctgaaacatggcaaccctacccaacaGCAACGGCATagagctacaggtgaaactcggaaaattagaatatcgtcgaaaagtgcatttatttcagtaacgcaacttaaaaggtgaaaccaatatatgagatagatgcatgacatgcaaagcaagatatgtcaagcctttatttgttgtcattgtaattatttgtcgttaggcgggtcaattataaatggaatgtcattaatgaaatgtcatagcgatgtttatttttgcattattgtaactatttgtttgattactgtggaatttccaaaagaaaacatttgtaaaaattaaaaggaaaattaaaaatagtaagttgcattactgaaataaatgcacttttcaacgatgatctaattttccaagtttcacctgtataattcCCGTGCCAAAGGAAGTAAACGGCGGAGGAGCTGGCGTATGAAGCCCTTCCTATCACTTTGAAGGAACATGTTACTTTTTAAGTTTTCTCATTGCAATGCTTCcgcagccagccatttcttaggaGGGCCGGTTCCTTTATTgcaaatggagccttacactcTCTTACTCTGAAGTAAACCCCTCTGTATTCAATGGGTCAAGATTGTGCAGCCTTGCACTACAATCCTAGGCATTTTTACTcaaaaggaagtcccactgagctcaataggATTTACGCTCTGGTacgttcctgatcattctcacagctcctattacagtggtacctcggttgtcgaacgtaatccgtcttggaagtccattcgacttccgaaacgtctgacaaccgaggcgcaaagggcagtctccaaagtcaatggagaaaatttaaaaacgctcgacttccgaggcgcgttcgaaaacggaagcaattacttccgggtttctggCATTCGGAAACCGAGATGTGCAGCTTCCAAGACGCTCAAAAACAAAGGTAccactttatcattattattattattacctgcctttttccctggcagggacTCAAGGTAGCCTACACCTAAATTTTATTCCACCACGGGCATGCGGCCCCCGGAAGCTTGTCTGCTAGGCAAGGTGGCCCCCGGGGCTGCAAAAGAACCCTTGCTCTCTTAACTGAGCCGTCGATTCCTTTTTGCAGGTTGTGAAATCCACCAAAGTTGTCTGCCAGAGGGGACTTCTGGCTCAGCTTTGGGAGACGGGCCAGATCCGCGGGGTCGACGACGACAGCGACTGATCCTTGGAGAGGAACGAGATTTCCCAAAGCCGGCATTGGTTCCCACCCTTTTTAATTCTCTGCCCCCGTGTGTTTTTTCCATTCGATCTCTTCCCGGCTTCGGCCAGCAATTTGGATCCCGCCCACCCATCTATGTCCAATTATAATTCTGCGTTGCTTTGATTGTGAGAGGGACGACCCAGAATTGATCCTGGCGATTTCGAGGGCTCTGGGTTGcaatgtggggagaggggggcaaaCAGACACTACCGTAGATAAGAGCTGCCTGCCGCCCCCTCGGCTTTTGCATCTGACGGCAACTGGCTGCCGCTCCCAGGAGAAAGAGCCCCGAGAGCCAGTCCTGAGGACTAGCATCTTAACTTTCCTTTTAGGGGAAGGTCAGTGGAAGTGCTGAAGACCCCCAGGTGCAGCCCCTTGCACTGCCAGCCAGTACTCAGGCAGATAGTCTCAGTGCAGGGCAGCTTCCCACTTTCCCCTTTATATCagttcatgaggactagaattttCATTCCCCCttttcaaaggaaaggaaaggaccaGGGCTTGGGGCAGAGCCACTGCTTTTtgatgcagaagttcccagattTAAACCTTGACATCTCAAGGTAGGCCTGGGGGAGAGGCATGCTGCCCgacaaagctgctgccagtctgtgtcaagaaatgctgagctagatggaatcTTAATAAAGTgtagtttccttccttccttcctgagcgGAGGCAGTTGCAGCTGCGTGGTGGCAGCAGCTTCTGCCGCTTTGTGGCTGGTgggtcccaataataataataataataataataacaataacaatagtaataatttcttatttataccccgcccatcgggctgggtttccccagccactctgagcggctcccaacagaatattcaaaacatgatgaaaaacttccctcaacagggctgccttcagatgccttcaaaaagtgagatagttgtttatttctttgacatccacagggagggcgccaccaccaaaaaggccctctgcctgattgcctgtagcctcacttctcgcagggagggaaccgccagaaggccctcggtgctggacctcagtgtccgggctgaatgatgggggtggagacgctccttcaggtctacaggacctaggccatttagggctttcaaggtcagcaccaacccgttgaattgtgctcggaaacttcctgggagccgatgtaggtctttcaggaccggtgttatgtggtcttggcagccgcgcccagtcaccagtctagctgccgcattctgggttagttgtagtttctgggtcaccttcaaagggagccccacggagagagcattgcagtagtccaagcgggagataactaaaaCACgcagcactctggtgagacagggtACCCTTGATAGGGTAGGAACCCTCACTGCTTCACTGGGACTTGAACCCAGAGCTCCAGCGTCCAGATCTTAACTTCCTTTCTGCTACATTTCCAGCGTCCTTGTAGAGGGCGGGTTCTGTTTGTTTCCCGGCTAAGGAGGTGGCAATATGCACGTAGCGTCAGTCGGGGTTCCTCACCCAGCGGTCTCTCTCATTTGGTTGCTGCAGGATCACAACGGgcttttatatgtatatatgtataatttaTATACGATCAGGAAAGAGGAATAAATCGTTTTGTCTCCGTACTTTTGCGAATGTTaagtccagtgccggatttacgtataagctaagcaatttatagcttagggccccactctcttgggccccaccccaaaaattaaaggggatatacatttccaaaatataagataaaaaacaaataaaataaaacctacctacagccaccgtgttttgtgttgtatgggctcctaggatgtaagtcttGGCctccgcctgctccctaaaatatcagtggttagctcatttctatatacagtgctagggacccaggtagcgctgtgggttaaaccacagagtctagggcttgccgatcagaaggtcggcggttcgaatccccgcgatggggtgagctcccgttgctcggtcccagctcctgcccacctagcagttcgaaagcacatcaaagtgcaagtagataaataggtacca includes:
- the MISP gene encoding mitotic interactor and substrate of PLK1 translates to MYIRRLVFSSSPSPDPEDEEPRSPQSGSRGELKFEEATGDEYFDLGHHREERAGDGWGMAEPPGNGSRSIHGRKDLWTAPPGRESKLEVVQSGSLYDIRAYKGEMKPSRLYGEDEEELRYRIRPEEASPEKAEELEEERREIIRSQVVRKSTTMAEKWSSVEELEAISAASAGREAAPATRSYSTGFAVCFDSPSTRWESTPVDPQNIDTEKINFAMARQQFLELEKANPKLFLGPRKPVPSSRTTQNVQGVEGEQSPDVYGQRRVVWSSESHVPQRTKPRSPKQAPICQNSAGDGWNYGQAEMSQNSSVVAPDGRRVYIREEAGEPLDWEAGGQGLAGEDPGSSDETPIEREIRLSMEREEAHRKERGMRRVNSRDELVEIQTKPLLLSADTPPASSRKGKDKHNVSFFVQREIEQESRREEDLQKGGRLSGTYSGGVCLELSERRKVFERDGEAPMMARMVGGQEEAQKGNPGKRTAGQDVEWSSGACQPSLASRRKQEGDLPPSDRNDTVSGQRVDSSGSWVPEDSGEEPAILREGHFAIPVRKLKFSSPGDREPASSRRQEGRPEWVAPREELYTVKTRRPRMSALIDQEIRDALQREVELQEQRRKVGAAAAGSKAPSRTSSQSSATSGIADSYRVSAAAAPDSPARSSPTPSPRQAYAGRSSLERPSAEEENTKRHREGGTYAGMELHDEIDSEVVKSTKVVCQRGLLAQLWETGQIRGVDDDSD